The following are encoded in a window of Ignavibacteriales bacterium genomic DNA:
- a CDS encoding T9SS type A sorting domain-containing protein: protein MRSIKKLLITTSVFFFVSGSSLFFYAQTGNITLTLKNIDGTSAPLPPVLLSPSNLETEVSTTPSLSWAASIGASSYQVQISTTSSFSSNIFDLSGITVTSLNVTSALSDGTTYFWRVNATNLGGTSNWSVRSFTTMINETRIPTRNFAGLKWNVSNGVSGPGPNNWFNGINSIWIDNSENLHLTIRKIGDKWYCSSIYAQDTTGYGEYSFSVSSNVELYDPNIIVGLFIYENDSTEIDIEFSRWGDAGSNAGLYVVQPSEPLISSHSFPLNLTASSSTHKFTWTKQGIKFQSYQASGDLIKEWSYRGSNIPIPNQLKPHINFWLMKGLAPINQKDAELIISNFKYTPIHLLTDVSKDEVVPTEFKLYQNYPNPFNPNTKINFTLTRSSHVSLKVYNLLGQEKAQLINKELSVGYHEVSFDGSAFPSGVYLYRIKTGDFIQSKKMILLK from the coding sequence ATGAGAAGTATTAAAAAATTATTAATTACAACCAGTGTCTTTTTCTTTGTTTCAGGATCATCATTATTTTTTTATGCCCAAACAGGAAATATTACTCTTACTTTAAAAAACATAGATGGGACTTCAGCACCATTACCACCAGTTTTATTATCGCCTTCTAATTTAGAGACGGAAGTATCAACAACGCCTTCTTTAAGTTGGGCCGCATCGATTGGAGCTTCGTCATATCAAGTACAGATATCAACCACTTCTTCTTTTAGCAGTAATATATTTGATCTAAGTGGAATAACCGTTACTTCATTAAATGTAACTTCAGCTTTATCAGATGGTACTACATATTTTTGGAGAGTAAATGCTACGAACTTAGGAGGAACAAGTAATTGGTCCGTAAGAAGTTTTACTACTATGATTAATGAAACACGAATACCTACAAGAAATTTTGCAGGATTAAAATGGAATGTGAGTAATGGTGTTAGCGGACCCGGACCAAATAATTGGTTTAACGGAATAAATAGTATATGGATTGATAATTCAGAAAACCTACACCTTACAATTAGAAAAATTGGTGATAAATGGTATTGCTCTAGTATTTATGCCCAAGATACCACGGGTTACGGCGAATATTCATTTTCTGTTTCAAGTAATGTAGAACTGTATGACCCTAATATAATTGTAGGTTTATTTATTTATGAGAATGATTCAACTGAAATTGATATTGAATTTTCAAGATGGGGTGATGCCGGTAGTAATGCGGGTTTGTATGTTGTGCAACCATCAGAACCATTAATAAGCTCACATTCCTTTCCCTTAAATCTTACGGCGTCATCTTCTACTCATAAATTTACATGGACAAAGCAGGGTATAAAGTTTCAAAGTTATCAAGCATCGGGTGATTTGATTAAAGAATGGTCTTATAGAGGTTCAAACATTCCAATACCAAATCAATTAAAACCTCATATTAATTTTTGGTTAATGAAGGGATTGGCTCCAATAAATCAGAAAGATGCTGAATTAATTATAAGTAATTTCAAATATACACCAATTCATTTATTAACAGATGTTTCTAAGGATGAAGTTGTACCAACTGAGTTTAAATTATACCAAAATTATCCTAATCCATTTAATCCAAACACAAAAATAAATTTTACTTTAACTAGATCATCTCATGTATCGCTAAAGGTTTATAATCTATTGGGGCAAGAAAAAGCGCAACTGATTAACAAAGAGCTTTCAGTCGGTTATCACGAAGTTAGCTTTGATGGTTCAGCTTTTCCAAGTGGAGTGTATTTATATCGAATTAAAACCGGTGATTTTATCCAATCCAAGAAAATGATCTTACTCAAATAA
- a CDS encoding glutamine--tRNA ligase/YqeY domain fusion protein — MSNESKEISKPKNFIYEIIDEDMKTNKWGGNVCTRFPPEPNGYLHIGHAKSICLNYGIARDFKGKFNLRFDDTNPEKEEQEYVDSIIEDVKWLGADFEKRILYGSDYFEQMYQWAVDLIKKGKAYVDDLNADEIRSSRGTLTESGKESRFRNRSIEENLDLFERMRKGEFPNGAKTLRAKINMSSPNINLRDPIMYRIVHDEHHRQGNKWCIYPTYDWAHGLEDSIEGITHSICTLEFENHRPLYDWFLDELGIHHPQQIEFARLNLSYTVMSKRKLLQLVKENYVDGWDDPRMPTISGFRRRGYTPESIRNFAEIIGVAKRDALTDIALLEFAIRDDLNKHAQRAMAILRPLKVVITNYVGEEELDGVNNPEDPSMGIRKIPFTNEVYIEQTDFMEDPPKGYHRLVQGGEVRLRYAYIVRCEEVIKNDKGEVIELRCTYDPDTRSGTGTSKKKVKGTIHWVSAKHALKAEVRLYDRLFTIESPDSDKEKSFLDFMNPNSLEIIPNALIEPYFKDSIKGDRFQFERHGYFCVDTKFTSNEKLVFNRTVTLKDSWGKK, encoded by the coding sequence ATGAGTAATGAATCCAAAGAAATATCAAAACCGAAGAATTTTATTTATGAAATTATAGATGAAGATATGAAGACCAACAAATGGGGAGGAAATGTTTGTACACGTTTCCCTCCGGAACCGAACGGTTATCTTCATATCGGGCATGCAAAATCAATTTGTCTTAATTACGGGATTGCCCGCGACTTCAAAGGCAAATTTAATTTACGTTTTGATGATACAAATCCCGAAAAAGAAGAACAAGAATATGTTGATTCAATAATAGAAGATGTAAAATGGCTCGGCGCTGATTTTGAGAAGAGAATATTATACGGTTCGGATTATTTTGAACAGATGTATCAATGGGCAGTTGATCTGATCAAAAAAGGGAAAGCTTATGTTGATGATCTTAACGCAGACGAAATACGCTCTTCACGCGGAACATTAACAGAGTCCGGTAAAGAATCTCGATTCAGAAATAGAAGCATTGAAGAAAATCTTGATCTCTTTGAACGAATGCGTAAAGGAGAATTTCCCAACGGTGCAAAAACTTTGCGTGCTAAGATCAATATGTCTTCTCCAAACATAAATTTGCGCGATCCGATCATGTACAGAATAGTTCATGATGAACATCATCGTCAAGGGAACAAATGGTGCATCTACCCGACTTATGATTGGGCACACGGACTTGAAGATTCGATTGAAGGAATTACACATTCGATCTGTACACTTGAATTTGAAAATCATCGTCCGTTGTATGATTGGTTCTTAGATGAACTTGGAATTCATCATCCGCAGCAGATTGAATTTGCACGACTCAATTTAAGCTACACAGTAATGAGTAAAAGAAAACTTTTACAATTAGTAAAAGAAAATTATGTAGATGGCTGGGATGATCCACGAATGCCAACGATAAGCGGATTTAGAAGAAGAGGTTATACACCGGAATCAATACGGAATTTTGCAGAGATAATCGGTGTAGCTAAACGCGATGCACTTACTGATATCGCTCTACTTGAATTTGCTATTAGAGATGATCTGAATAAACATGCTCAACGTGCTATGGCTATTCTCCGTCCTCTTAAAGTGGTAATTACAAATTATGTAGGCGAAGAAGAACTAGATGGAGTAAATAATCCTGAAGATCCATCAATGGGTATAAGAAAGATTCCGTTTACAAATGAAGTTTATATCGAGCAGACAGATTTTATGGAAGATCCGCCGAAAGGTTATCATCGTTTAGTTCAAGGAGGAGAAGTACGTTTACGTTACGCATATATAGTTAGATGTGAAGAAGTAATTAAGAATGATAAAGGTGAAGTTATAGAACTCCGTTGTACTTACGATCCCGATACAAGAAGCGGAACGGGCACCAGTAAAAAGAAAGTTAAAGGAACAATTCATTGGGTCTCTGCCAAACATGCATTGAAAGCTGAAGTCCGTTTATACGACAGATTATTTACTATTGAGTCACCGGATTCTGATAAAGAAAAAAGTTTCTTAGATTTTATGAACCCTAACTCATTGGAAATTATACCTAACGCTTTGATCGAACCGTATTTTAAAGATTCTATTAAAGGAGATCGTTTTCAGTTTGAGCGACATGGATATTTTTGTGTTGATACAAAATTTACTTCGAATGAAAAATTAGTTTTCAACAGAACTGTTACGTTGAAAGACAGTTGGGGTAAAAAATAA
- the gltX gene encoding glutamate--tRNA ligase: MKSVRVRFAPSPTGYLHVGGLRTALYNYLFARKNNGKFVLRIEDTDRNRFVEGAVENLISALKWCGLDFDEGPETGGKFGPYLQSQRLGIYQKYIQELIVKGDAYYCFCTHERLEALKEEQQKQKLPQAKYDKHCLSLSKSKIEENLANKIPFVIRLNVVPNQKIIFDDIVRSRIEFESNNVDDQVLIKSDGYPTYHFANVVDDHLMEISHVIRGEEWLSSTPKHVLLYDSFGWEKPIFAHLPLLLNPDRSKLSKRQGDVAVEDYRAKGFLREALVNFVALLGWNAGDDKEFYYMNELIENFSLERVNKSGAVFDIEKLNWLNAEHLRKKSNDELLTMLRIEILNSQFSTLNLPDAYLLKVISTMKERVSFVKEFLSNSPYFFEAPSEYDESSVLKNWKSETPDQMKKLYESFAKLNTPVKEDFEASLKETAAELNIGAGKLIHPLRLAVSGMSGGPGVYDILVIIGLEETQKRIDKAINTISVN, encoded by the coding sequence GTGAAGTCAGTTCGTGTTCGATTTGCCCCAAGTCCTACAGGATATTTGCATGTAGGCGGTTTAAGAACCGCATTATATAATTATTTATTTGCTAGAAAGAACAACGGTAAGTTTGTCTTAAGAATAGAGGATACCGACCGCAACCGCTTTGTAGAAGGTGCCGTTGAAAATTTAATATCTGCTTTAAAATGGTGCGGACTCGATTTTGATGAAGGGCCGGAAACTGGCGGCAAGTTCGGTCCGTATTTACAATCTCAGCGTCTCGGTATATATCAAAAATATATACAAGAATTAATTGTTAAAGGAGATGCTTATTATTGTTTCTGTACCCACGAGCGTCTCGAAGCGTTAAAAGAAGAACAACAGAAGCAAAAACTTCCTCAGGCAAAATACGATAAACACTGCCTTTCTCTTAGTAAAAGTAAGATCGAAGAAAATCTTGCAAACAAAATTCCGTTTGTCATACGTTTGAATGTTGTACCGAATCAAAAAATTATTTTTGATGATATTGTCCGCAGCCGTATTGAATTCGAGAGCAATAATGTTGATGATCAAGTTTTGATAAAAAGCGACGGCTACCCAACTTATCATTTTGCAAATGTTGTTGATGATCATTTAATGGAGATAAGCCATGTTATCCGTGGTGAAGAATGGCTTTCATCAACTCCGAAACATGTATTGTTATATGATTCGTTTGGTTGGGAAAAACCGATCTTCGCACATCTTCCGTTATTATTAAATCCTGATCGATCAAAATTAAGCAAAAGACAAGGCGATGTTGCAGTTGAAGATTACCGTGCAAAAGGATTTTTAAGAGAAGCTCTTGTAAACTTTGTCGCTTTATTAGGATGGAACGCCGGTGATGATAAAGAATTTTATTATATGAATGAATTGATAGAAAATTTTTCTTTAGAACGGGTTAACAAATCCGGAGCTGTATTCGATATTGAAAAATTAAATTGGTTAAATGCCGAACATCTTCGTAAAAAATCAAACGATGAATTATTAACAATGTTAAGAATAGAAATTCTCAATTCTCAATTTTCAACTCTCAATTTGCCTGATGCTTATCTGCTAAAAGTAATTTCTACTATGAAAGAAAGGGTTAGTTTTGTTAAGGAATTCCTGTCAAATTCTCCCTACTTCTTTGAAGCTCCTTCCGAATATGATGAAAGCTCTGTTTTGAAAAATTGGAAATCTGAAACTCCTGATCAGATGAAAAAACTTTATGAATCGTTTGCAAAACTTAACACACCTGTTAAAGAGGATTTTGAAGCTTCTCTAAAAGAAACTGCTGCTGAATTAAACATAGGTGCTGGGAAATTAATCCATCCCCTTCGCCTTGCAGTTTCCGGTATGAGCGGCGGACCCGGAGTTTACGATATTCTGGTTATCATAGGATTAGAAGAAACACAAAAGAGAATTGACAAAGCAATAAATACTATTTCTGTTAACTAA
- a CDS encoding glycosyltransferase family 39 protein, with protein MKKLFSQNSYAVIIFIGSLILIPLLGRVHLFDWDEINFAECAREMIATGDYLRVQIDYQPFWEKPPLFIWAQVLSMKIFGINEFASRLPNALIGIITLLVLFNIGKKVFNTEFGWTWCLVYLGSFLPLFYFRSGIIDPMFNLFMFLSAYFIYKNYLPKNKNRTPILLAGVFSGLAVLTKGPVGFLIPSITFFIFWIINRKEIKIPVIDAILFVITTVFVSLIWFGIEIISNGTWFINEFIKYQIRLLTTGDAGHSGPFYYHFVILLIGCFPASIFAFNHFRKGKHIENDQNNLRIIMIVLLAVVLVIFSIVTTKIIHYSSLAYYPITFLSTITIYDLIKEKRKLNAGHYAGIILLGLIYSVLLIALPLAFIYRNKLMPYITDDFVKGNLSMNVNWSGLEYLIGVLFLILLIVSVVFLFKQQYRKGLYLLFLNTIIALSLFLPIVVPKVEKHVQGAPIAFYESIAGEDVYLNVLGFKSYAHLFYSKKQYKNSSKALGLDQDVYEKWLKEGEIDKPVYSVCKVQDQNDYKTLPNIELMKEEGGFAFFKRLPKNK; from the coding sequence ATGAAAAAACTATTCAGCCAAAACTCTTATGCTGTAATTATTTTTATTGGATCATTGATTTTAATCCCTCTATTAGGAAGGGTTCATCTTTTTGATTGGGATGAAATCAATTTTGCCGAGTGTGCTAGAGAGATGATAGCAACTGGTGATTATTTAAGAGTTCAAATTGATTATCAGCCTTTTTGGGAAAAGCCGCCGCTTTTTATATGGGCTCAAGTCCTTTCTATGAAGATATTCGGAATAAATGAATTTGCTTCACGGTTACCAAACGCTTTGATAGGAATAATTACTTTACTAGTATTATTCAACATTGGGAAAAAAGTATTTAATACAGAATTTGGCTGGACATGGTGTTTGGTATACCTAGGTTCTTTTTTACCTCTCTTCTATTTTAGGAGCGGAATTATAGACCCAATGTTTAATCTCTTCATGTTCTTATCTGCTTATTTCATCTATAAAAATTATCTGCCGAAAAACAAAAACAGAACTCCGATTTTACTTGCCGGAGTATTTTCAGGATTGGCTGTACTAACAAAAGGTCCGGTTGGATTTTTAATCCCATCAATTACATTTTTCATCTTCTGGATAATTAACCGCAAGGAAATAAAAATTCCGGTTATAGATGCAATACTTTTTGTCATAACTACAGTATTTGTTTCTTTAATTTGGTTCGGAATTGAAATAATTTCGAATGGGACCTGGTTCATTAATGAATTTATTAAGTATCAAATAAGGCTGTTGACTACCGGAGATGCCGGTCATAGCGGACCATTTTATTATCATTTTGTCATTTTACTTATCGGCTGTTTTCCTGCTTCAATCTTTGCATTTAATCATTTTAGAAAAGGGAAGCATATTGAAAATGATCAAAATAATTTACGAATAATAATGATTGTTCTTTTAGCAGTTGTCTTGGTTATTTTTTCAATAGTCACAACAAAGATCATTCATTATTCCTCTTTAGCATATTACCCAATTACATTTTTATCAACCATAACTATTTATGATCTTATTAAAGAGAAGAGAAAACTTAATGCAGGGCATTATGCGGGAATAATTTTATTAGGATTAATATACTCTGTATTGCTGATTGCGCTACCTCTGGCATTTATTTACCGAAATAAACTGATGCCATATATTACAGATGATTTTGTTAAAGGCAACTTAAGCATGAATGTGAATTGGTCCGGTTTAGAGTATTTAATTGGAGTTCTTTTCTTGATTTTGTTGATAGTGTCAGTCGTGTTCCTATTTAAGCAGCAATACAGAAAAGGATTGTACTTACTATTTTTAAATACAATTATTGCACTCTCATTATTTTTACCGATAGTGGTACCAAAAGTAGAAAAACATGTTCAAGGTGCACCAATTGCTTTTTATGAAAGCATTGCTGGTGAAGATGTTTATTTGAATGTTCTTGGTTTTAAAAGCTATGCTCATTTATTCTATTCAAAAAAACAATATAAAAATAGTTCTAAGGCATTAGGTCTGGATCAAGACGTTTATGAGAAATGGCTTAAAGAAGGCGAAATAGATAAACCAGTTTATTCTGTATGCAAAGTTCAAGATCAAAATGATTATAAGACTTTACCAAATATTGAATTAATGAAAGAAGAGGGGGGATTTGCTTTCTTTAAACGGCTTCCAAAAAACAAATAA
- a CDS encoding PAS domain S-box protein, with protein MKDNSPEKDSSYKNKEIIFDVLDSIPESIIELDVVAQSITDLKETKEALRESEEKYRMVFSNVPLGILHFDSTGRITACNDNFISISDTKKEQIIGALLSEALDVNMVSAIEHTLAGTIGHYEGEYLSKTSGKITPVRVNFAPIILDNGTISGGVGIFEDITERKQIERIFFHDILNTAGSLNNILEILDDDTLGGEERKELMKVLDEIAKRIIDEIITHRHLVSSEKSKIKLNVQKISSINFLKRLYDSFNHSDILGNKLLKISPESKNSEIDTDETLLGRVVSNMIKNAIEASSAGETITLNCGNREGMVYFSVHNPSFIPEDIQLQLFNRSVSTKGAGRGIGIYSMKFLTEKYLNGIISFTSTKKDGTAFEVCYPQKFIVSSPSI; from the coding sequence ATGAAAGATAATTCTCCGGAAAAAGATTCATCATATAAGAATAAAGAAATCATTTTTGATGTGCTCGATTCTATTCCGGAATCAATTATCGAATTAGATGTTGTTGCCCAATCCATAACCGATTTAAAAGAAACTAAAGAAGCTCTTCGCGAAAGTGAAGAGAAGTACAGAATGGTATTTTCAAATGTACCGCTCGGCATTCTCCATTTTGATTCAACGGGAAGAATCACCGCCTGCAATGATAATTTTATCAGTATAAGCGATACAAAAAAAGAACAAATAATCGGCGCGTTACTTTCTGAAGCTTTAGATGTTAATATGGTCTCTGCAATCGAGCATACACTTGCCGGAACGATTGGTCATTACGAAGGTGAATATCTATCTAAAACTTCCGGTAAGATCACTCCAGTTAGAGTAAACTTTGCACCAATCATACTTGATAACGGAACGATCAGCGGTGGTGTAGGAATATTTGAAGACATTACCGAACGTAAACAGATCGAGCGAATATTCTTCCATGATATTTTAAATACTGCCGGCAGTTTAAACAATATATTAGAAATACTTGATGATGATACATTAGGCGGCGAAGAGCGGAAAGAGTTAATGAAAGTATTAGATGAAATCGCAAAAAGAATCATAGATGAAATAATTACTCATCGTCACCTTGTGTCATCCGAAAAGAGTAAGATCAAACTAAATGTACAAAAAATTAGTTCGATCAATTTTCTAAAACGCTTGTATGATTCATTTAATCACTCAGACATCTTGGGAAATAAATTACTCAAGATATCTCCTGAGAGTAAAAATTCTGAAATAGATACTGATGAAACTTTACTTGGAAGAGTAGTAAGTAATATGATAAAGAATGCAATCGAAGCTTCTTCTGCAGGTGAAACAATTACATTGAACTGTGGTAATCGAGAAGGTATGGTTTATTTCTCTGTTCACAATCCGTCTTTTATTCCGGAAGATATCCAATTGCAATTATTCAATCGTTCTGTCTCTACAAAGGGAGCTGGGCGGGGAATTGGAATTTACAGTATGAAATTTCTTACTGAAAAATATTTGAATGGGATAATCTCTTTTACATCAACAAAGAAAGATGGAACTGCATTCGAAGTATGTTATCCGCAAAAATTTATAGTCAGCTCCCCATCTATTTGA
- a CDS encoding DUF805 domain-containing protein: protein MEWYLKVVKDNYSNFKGRARRKEYWMFVLFNLLFAIVAIILDNILGTTFKISGVYSEVSMPYGWIYLIYILAIIIPGLAVAVRRLHDVGKSGGWIFIALIPIIGAIWLLVLFCTEGNNGDNIYGPSPKAV from the coding sequence ATGGAATGGTATCTAAAAGTTGTAAAAGATAACTACTCAAACTTCAAAGGGCGCGCAAGGCGGAAAGAATATTGGATGTTTGTCCTGTTTAATCTCCTCTTTGCTATAGTTGCAATTATTCTTGATAATATTTTGGGCACAACATTTAAAATTAGTGGTGTATATTCTGAAGTGAGTATGCCTTACGGCTGGATATACTTAATTTATATTTTAGCTATCATTATACCTGGTCTTGCTGTTGCTGTTAGACGACTACACGATGTTGGAAAGAGTGGCGGATGGATATTTATTGCATTAATTCCGATTATTGGTGCTATATGGTTATTAGTGCTTTTTTGCACAGAGGGAAATAATGGTGATAATATATACGGACCATCACCCAAAGCTGTATAA
- a CDS encoding glycosyltransferase family 2 protein, with product MINNRRIIVVLPAYNAEKTLEMTYKEIPFDIVDDVILVDDASLDSTSMVAKQLGIKYVIRHDRNLGYGSNQKTCYKKALELNGDIVIMLHPDYQYTPRLIPSMAWLIANDVYPVVLGSRILGLGALKGGMPFYKYFFNRTLTLIQNLLVGQKLSEYHTGYRAFSKTVLENINFQINSDDFIFDNQMLSQIIYAKFEIAEITCPTKYFDDASSINFRRSVKYGLGVLSVSFKHFMQRMGLANFSIYKK from the coding sequence ATGATTAACAATAGAAGAATAATAGTAGTGCTTCCGGCTTATAATGCTGAGAAAACTTTGGAAATGACCTACAAAGAAATTCCCTTTGATATAGTTGATGATGTAATTCTTGTTGATGATGCAAGTCTAGATTCAACTTCCATGGTTGCTAAACAGCTGGGAATTAAATATGTAATAAGACATGATCGCAATCTTGGTTATGGCAGCAATCAAAAAACATGTTACAAAAAAGCTCTTGAACTAAATGGAGATATTGTGATTATGCTTCATCCGGATTATCAATATACTCCCAGACTTATTCCTTCAATGGCTTGGTTGATTGCTAATGATGTTTACCCGGTTGTATTAGGGTCTAGAATTTTAGGCTTAGGAGCTTTAAAAGGCGGTATGCCTTTCTATAAATACTTCTTCAATAGAACACTTACATTAATTCAAAACTTGCTTGTAGGTCAAAAACTATCTGAATATCATACAGGTTATAGAGCATTTTCAAAAACTGTATTAGAAAATATTAATTTCCAAATTAATTCGGATGATTTCATTTTCGATAATCAAATGCTATCTCAAATTATTTATGCAAAATTTGAAATTGCAGAAATAACTTGCCCCACAAAATATTTTGATGATGCTTCTTCTATAAACTTTAGAAGAAGTGTCAAATATGGTTTAGGTGTACTTTCAGTTTCATTTAAACACTTTATGCAAAGAATGGGACTGGCAAACTTTAGTATTTATAAAAAATAA